The Listeria monocytogenes genome window below encodes:
- a CDS encoding MucBP domain-containing protein produces the protein MNRLKKLVIILICTLLIVSLLPFSVWAEGKEGVETNVGETATEEKNTKETTSNETTKEPLEQTTVNKPISTKSFPNGNYSGDFSINSQKDVIESGQTVNYNIYLKITGPNTSYKNAKLVINLPKNGEFTQALNELKIAGVTPSYNKTTRQLVYKYQTLNSGVVDKVILKLTTKNGYTPNGTKLEVTGEFSADNLSEKVTEKAETTVNATATTALSNEFTKVENSINNNPSQGDIGIWSFNLNIPKKSTGNLFIEEGKKIIIEYTLADKLDYLGVAGDTPEPTKIEGQKLTWEIAAPTYLEQEKATSLLNKTFQIRTFFQTSIPNFATVENKAVATTNFITLPDSIVDTSKASVSVSASDPATIPPTIGSVYAPAHRGPVDANWGIATVTGNPDIKAYDSAKLGFSLMLNSAMNDSPSYDFIYYDVYYNIDDNLNLDYFRSGDFYFKPNVNYPGWPQLKKSPKYNLLVKYDGDTDWTTLKEDIELSKMYSRKDLGIPDDKHVSKVWLHFTYAPAGMYGANLSFFTTVKEGYVGEVRNTTKIDMYGADSQGYIHYYNDTNPWPESWQKYAGDRTAQIIPQPIGKNKFVQGSVAFDDTDGNLINIGDNSVSVNLESNKASISRLTGPFEAMVLLPSGVKMKNSDQQGFNVSVLNSNYQNSGRQLLKVKWDKKTLLPAEKLTAKINVSISKDTPSNMSVEMFGFLQDTDFNVPEVTGTPTISDTKMEIDSNDINQNGNSEESRITSGNHYILNTSNHLKISKKAKGNLDKGYSGLANATTNSIVSYQLLLENDSDEKIANMVLMDVLPSEKDLGITDNSERGSKFNLELTKAVAIPNEWKDKVEVTYSTAKNPKRAGVLDKHTIYPTGSEPLVDNAEATEAEWLTASEVQDWSKIYSFKMELKEGIEWIPGKSMKIQFDLKTPKKNQIDKELLNQQTKKEDRAAWNSFAVAVNNSQVIEPAQVGVALDDSVAPVTVQYVDQNHKQIASSETLTGAYGEKFTAKQKKITNYTLVKTPANVSGIFNEKAQTVIFVYQKVTAGSIIVDYVDKDGEKLADSIVLTGKLNSSYRTSAKKISGYKLYQTPKNASGEFLNTSQKVTYVYEKTSALSVSSNERAENVKKSEKLPQTGDSKKTNLWFILGMLLLSSAFVLAKKR, from the coding sequence GTGAATCGTTTGAAAAAATTAGTAATTATATTAATTTGTACTTTACTTATCGTATCACTTCTTCCGTTTTCTGTTTGGGCAGAGGGCAAAGAAGGGGTTGAAACGAATGTAGGAGAAACAGCTACGGAAGAAAAGAATACAAAGGAAACGACTTCAAATGAAACTACAAAAGAGCCTTTGGAACAAACGACAGTAAATAAACCGATAAGCACAAAATCATTTCCAAATGGGAACTATTCTGGGGACTTTAGTATTAATTCTCAAAAAGATGTGATTGAGTCTGGGCAGACAGTGAATTATAACATCTACTTAAAAATCACTGGACCAAACACAAGTTATAAAAATGCTAAATTGGTAATCAATTTACCGAAAAATGGGGAATTCACTCAAGCACTAAATGAACTTAAGATTGCCGGAGTAACACCTAGTTATAACAAGACAACTCGTCAGCTTGTGTATAAATATCAAACGCTAAATAGTGGGGTAGTTGATAAAGTCATCCTCAAGCTGACTACGAAAAATGGTTATACGCCAAATGGAACAAAATTAGAAGTAACAGGGGAATTTAGCGCGGATAATTTATCGGAAAAAGTAACGGAAAAAGCTGAAACAACTGTGAATGCAACCGCTACAACAGCTTTGTCAAATGAATTTACGAAAGTGGAAAATAGTATCAATAATAATCCAAGCCAAGGAGATATTGGGATTTGGTCTTTCAACCTAAATATACCGAAAAAGTCTACAGGGAACCTTTTTATTGAAGAAGGAAAGAAAATTATTATTGAATATACGTTAGCGGATAAGCTGGATTATCTGGGAGTAGCAGGGGATACGCCGGAGCCAACAAAAATCGAAGGACAAAAACTAACTTGGGAAATTGCAGCACCTACATATTTGGAACAAGAAAAAGCAACTAGTTTACTTAATAAGACTTTCCAAATTAGAACGTTCTTCCAAACAAGCATACCGAATTTTGCGACTGTAGAAAACAAAGCGGTTGCAACAACGAACTTTATTACTTTACCTGACAGCATTGTAGATACTTCAAAAGCATCTGTTTCAGTTTCTGCAAGTGATCCAGCAACAATTCCGCCGACTATCGGGAGTGTTTATGCTCCAGCACACAGAGGACCAGTCGATGCAAATTGGGGAATTGCTACTGTGACTGGAAACCCAGATATAAAAGCATATGATAGTGCGAAATTAGGTTTTAGTTTGATGCTAAATTCGGCAATGAATGACTCACCTTCATATGACTTCATCTACTATGATGTTTACTACAATATTGATGATAATTTAAATCTGGATTATTTCCGAAGTGGCGATTTTTATTTTAAACCAAATGTTAATTACCCTGGTTGGCCGCAACTGAAAAAATCACCTAAATATAACTTACTCGTAAAATATGATGGTGATACTGACTGGACTACATTAAAAGAAGATATAGAACTGAGCAAAATGTATTCGAGAAAAGATCTTGGAATTCCAGATGATAAACATGTGAGTAAAGTATGGCTTCATTTCACATATGCACCAGCTGGAATGTACGGAGCAAATCTATCTTTCTTTACAACAGTCAAAGAAGGCTATGTAGGAGAAGTTAGAAATACCACGAAAATTGATATGTACGGCGCAGATAGTCAAGGCTATATCCATTATTACAATGATACGAATCCTTGGCCGGAAAGCTGGCAGAAATATGCTGGCGACCGGACGGCTCAAATTATACCGCAACCAATTGGGAAAAATAAATTTGTACAAGGATCGGTTGCATTTGATGATACTGATGGAAATTTGATTAACATTGGCGATAATTCAGTTTCTGTTAATTTAGAAAGCAATAAAGCTTCCATTTCACGATTAACAGGTCCTTTTGAAGCGATGGTTCTTTTACCTTCTGGCGTAAAAATGAAAAACTCAGATCAACAAGGCTTTAATGTTAGCGTGTTAAATAGTAATTATCAAAATTCAGGACGCCAATTACTAAAAGTTAAATGGGACAAAAAGACGCTTTTACCAGCAGAAAAATTAACAGCAAAAATTAATGTGAGCATATCAAAAGACACACCTAGTAATATGTCTGTTGAAATGTTTGGGTTCTTGCAGGATACAGATTTTAATGTGCCGGAAGTGACGGGAACTCCAACCATTTCTGATACAAAAATGGAAATTGACTCAAATGACATTAATCAAAATGGGAATTCGGAAGAGTCTAGAATCACATCAGGGAACCATTACATTTTAAATACGAGTAATCATTTGAAAATTAGTAAAAAAGCTAAGGGTAATCTCGATAAAGGATACAGCGGACTGGCAAATGCCACAACAAACTCTATCGTATCGTATCAATTATTACTAGAAAATGATTCGGATGAAAAAATAGCCAACATGGTATTAATGGATGTTTTACCAAGCGAAAAAGATTTAGGAATTACAGATAACAGCGAACGTGGTAGTAAATTCAATTTGGAGCTAACGAAAGCAGTAGCAATTCCAAATGAATGGAAAGATAAGGTCGAAGTAACTTATAGTACTGCCAAAAACCCTAAACGTGCAGGCGTTCTCGATAAGCACACGATTTATCCAACTGGTTCAGAACCTCTAGTTGATAACGCTGAAGCAACAGAAGCAGAATGGTTAACTGCATCAGAAGTACAAGATTGGTCCAAAATTTACTCTTTTAAAATGGAACTAAAAGAAGGTATTGAGTGGATTCCTGGGAAATCCATGAAAATTCAGTTTGATTTAAAAACACCAAAGAAAAACCAAATAGATAAGGAACTTTTAAATCAGCAAACGAAAAAAGAAGACCGAGCTGCATGGAATTCTTTTGCTGTTGCTGTAAACAATTCTCAAGTAATTGAACCGGCCCAAGTAGGAGTGGCTTTAGATGATAGTGTTGCGCCAGTTACGGTGCAATATGTTGATCAAAATCATAAACAGATTGCCAGCTCAGAAACACTAACAGGAGCTTACGGAGAAAAATTCACTGCGAAACAGAAAAAAATTACTAACTACACCCTTGTAAAAACACCCGCGAATGTAAGTGGAATATTTAACGAAAAAGCACAGACAGTTATTTTTGTTTATCAAAAAGTGACAGCCGGAAGCATCATTGTCGATTATGTTGATAAAGATGGTGAAAAATTAGCTGATTCGATTGTTTTAACAGGAAAATTAAATTCAAGTTATCGAACTTCAGCAAAAAAAATCTCGGGATATAAATTGTATCAAACACCTAAAAATGCATCGGGGGAATTTTTAAATACCTCACAAAAAGTAACTTATGTGTATGAAAAAACTAGCGCTTTATCAGTTTCTTCTAATGAAAGAGCTGAAAATGTGAAAAAATCGGAAAAACTGCCACAAACGGGAGATTCTAAGAAAACTAATTTATGGTTTATCCTTGGAATGCTCTTACTTTCAAGTGCTTTTGTGCTTGCAAAGAAAAGATGA
- a CDS encoding siphovirus Gp157 family protein, whose translation MKLYELTDNYLRLQELLEENKTETVMDTLDAITDGFHDKAENIAKMIKSLEADAEMAGTEAKRLLKRKQALENNVQKLKTYLQTEMERMEIRKINSTLFTIQIQKNPVSVEIVDDSLLQAFFLLQEPKIDKKRIAEILKSGEEVKGARLIESESIRIR comes from the coding sequence ATGAAATTATATGAACTAACCGATAATTATTTACGGTTGCAAGAACTTTTAGAAGAAAATAAAACCGAGACTGTTATGGACACGTTAGATGCTATTACAGATGGTTTTCACGATAAAGCAGAAAATATTGCTAAAATGATAAAGTCACTCGAAGCCGATGCGGAAATGGCGGGGACCGAAGCAAAACGGCTTTTAAAACGGAAACAAGCGTTAGAAAATAATGTACAGAAATTAAAAACCTATTTACAAACTGAAATGGAACGAATGGAAATTAGGAAAATAAATAGTACACTTTTCACGATTCAAATCCAGAAGAATCCTGTGAGTGTGGAAATAGTGGATGACTCTTTATTGCAAGCATTCTTTTTACTGCAAGAACCTAAAATTGATAAAAAGCGTATTGCAGAAATACTGAAATCTGGTGAAGAAGTCAAGGGAGCTAGATTGATAGAGAGTGAATCAATTCGAATAAGATAA
- the srtB gene encoding class B sortase produces MKIKSFLGKSLTLGVLGIFLFSGWKIGMELYENKHNQTLLDDAKAVYTKDVATTNMNGEVRDELKTLRKLNKDMAGWLTIADTEIDYPILQGTDNDYYLHHNYKNEKARAGSIFKDYRNTNEFLDKNTIIYGHNMKDGSMFADLRKYLDKDFWEEHPTFSYESGLANYKVEIFAVYETTTDFYYIETEFPGANDFDNYLQKVKGQSIYKSNVEVSGKDRIITLSTCDTEKDYEKGRMVIQGKLVAK; encoded by the coding sequence GTGAAAATAAAATCGTTTTTGGGGAAAAGTTTGACCTTGGGGGTGTTAGGGATTTTTCTTTTTTCAGGCTGGAAAATTGGGATGGAATTGTATGAAAATAAGCATAACCAGACATTACTGGATGATGCGAAGGCTGTTTATACGAAAGACGTGGCTACAACTAATATGAATGGTGAAGTACGCGATGAACTTAAAACTTTGCGAAAGTTAAATAAAGATATGGCCGGGTGGTTAACAATAGCGGATACTGAAATAGATTATCCAATTTTGCAAGGTACGGATAATGACTACTATTTGCATCATAATTATAAAAATGAAAAGGCGCGTGCAGGGAGTATTTTTAAAGATTATCGGAATACGAATGAGTTTTTGGATAAAAATACGATTATTTATGGACATAATATGAAAGATGGCTCGATGTTTGCGGATTTGCGTAAATACTTGGACAAAGATTTTTGGGAGGAACATCCGACTTTTTCCTATGAATCAGGTTTGGCAAATTATAAAGTAGAAATTTTTGCGGTGTATGAAACTACGACGGATTTTTATTATATTGAAACAGAATTTCCAGGAGCGAACGATTTTGATAATTATTTACAAAAGGTGAAAGGGCAATCTATTTATAAATCAAATGTAGAAGTAAGCGGGAAAGACCGAATTATTACACTTTCGACTTGTGATACAGAAAAAGATTATGAAAAAGGACGCATGGTTATTCAAGGGAAACTAGTAGCAAAATGA
- a CDS encoding ABC transporter ATP-binding protein, whose translation MEVRDVNFSYNGTDAILKNVSFTIQKNKINTIVGPNGSGKSTLLEILARLLSPDSGDVLLEGKSIFEWKAKEFAQNVAIVHQNNVLPNELTVKELLYFGRVPYKNWRMTRTKEDDLAVERALVQTELTEKAEKFVDSLSGGERQRVFIATALVQDTPILLLDEPTTFLDMYFQLEILELVKRLNQEENLTIVMILHDLNQALTYSDHLIVMKNGKVIAKGEPGELLTTELIAETYGVVAEVLSDAEKGKYIVPQRRKEF comes from the coding sequence ATGGAAGTAAGGGACGTTAATTTTAGTTATAATGGAACAGATGCTATCTTAAAAAATGTCTCATTTACGATCCAGAAAAATAAAATCAATACGATTGTTGGACCAAATGGTAGTGGTAAATCTACTTTGTTAGAAATTTTGGCTAGACTCCTTTCGCCTGATTCTGGTGATGTTTTACTAGAAGGAAAATCGATTTTTGAGTGGAAAGCAAAAGAATTTGCGCAAAATGTAGCGATTGTTCATCAAAATAATGTGCTTCCGAATGAGTTAACGGTGAAGGAATTGCTTTATTTCGGCAGGGTTCCTTATAAGAATTGGCGAATGACTCGGACAAAGGAGGATGATCTGGCTGTTGAGCGAGCTTTAGTGCAAACAGAGCTAACTGAAAAAGCGGAGAAATTTGTCGATAGTCTTTCTGGTGGAGAACGGCAACGTGTTTTTATAGCAACAGCATTGGTTCAGGATACGCCAATTTTGCTTTTGGATGAACCGACAACATTTTTGGATATGTATTTTCAACTAGAAATTTTAGAATTGGTGAAACGGTTAAATCAAGAAGAAAACTTGACGATTGTAATGATTTTGCATGATTTAAACCAAGCGCTGACTTATAGTGATCATCTGATTGTGATGAAGAACGGGAAAGTTATTGCAAAAGGAGAACCAGGAGAATTATTAACGACGGAACTAATTGCTGAAACTTACGGTGTGGTTGCGGAGGTTTTGAGCGATGCGGAAAAAGGGAAATACATTGTTCCTCAAAGGCGAAAGGAGTTTTAG
- a CDS encoding FecCD family ABC transporter permease gives MTIKQKSSFGAVLVLLIGTILWAIQAGSLSMSIPTFLSGVFSGGNEMVDVVIDLRFPRIIIALLAGAALSVSGLLLQAVMRNPLADAGVIGISAGAKFFSFVIILFLPELYFWLPLFSFIGGALACFLVFLFSYRSDFNPLRFIIIGIAINAVFTGLSDALSSQVALISSQSASSAASLAMKKWSDVETLLIYVTIGLICALLLAKWCNVLGLENKMARGFGVPVNKTRIWLALIAVLLASITTAVVGVIAFVGLLVPHIARKLVGGNYQILVPFSILFGALLLLFADTLGRTLFQQMEIPASVIMLIIGGPFLIFLMRKGDFYGSKGR, from the coding sequence ATGACAATTAAGCAAAAAAGTTCTTTTGGTGCTGTTTTGGTATTGTTGATTGGGACCATTTTGTGGGCGATCCAGGCGGGAAGTTTGTCGATGTCGATTCCAACTTTTTTAAGTGGAGTTTTTAGTGGTGGAAATGAGATGGTGGATGTCGTGATTGATCTACGCTTTCCGCGGATTATTATTGCCCTGCTTGCTGGTGCTGCGCTCTCGGTTTCAGGTTTATTGCTTCAAGCTGTGATGCGGAATCCACTTGCTGATGCTGGGGTGATTGGGATTTCTGCAGGTGCGAAATTTTTTAGTTTTGTGATTATTTTATTTTTACCAGAATTATATTTTTGGTTGCCACTTTTTTCTTTTATCGGGGGAGCACTTGCCTGTTTTCTAGTCTTTTTATTTAGTTATCGTTCTGATTTTAATCCGCTTCGTTTTATTATTATTGGTATTGCGATTAATGCGGTCTTTACAGGGCTGAGTGATGCATTATCTTCGCAAGTAGCACTTATTTCTAGTCAATCGGCCAGTAGTGCAGCGAGTTTGGCAATGAAAAAATGGTCCGACGTGGAAACTTTATTGATATATGTAACGATTGGGCTAATTTGCGCGCTTTTACTTGCTAAATGGTGCAATGTGTTGGGGCTTGAGAATAAGATGGCTAGAGGCTTTGGTGTGCCGGTTAATAAGACCCGTATTTGGCTGGCATTGATTGCTGTGCTCCTTGCATCAATTACCACGGCAGTAGTTGGGGTTATTGCGTTTGTTGGTCTACTCGTGCCACATATTGCCAGAAAACTAGTTGGTGGGAATTATCAAATACTTGTGCCATTTTCAATATTATTTGGCGCATTATTGTTACTTTTTGCGGACACGTTAGGCAGAACATTATTTCAACAAATGGAAATCCCGGCATCTGTGATTATGCTGATTATTGGTGGACCATTCTTAATCTTTTTAATGCGGAAGGGTGATTTTTATGGAAGTAAGGGACGTTAA
- the isdE gene encoding heme ABC transporter substrate-binding protein IsdE — protein MRKMAVISLVLLLFLVGCGKEEAAQKTEQKTDKEPKIVATTVAITEIMDKLDLPLVGIPTSSKKLPERYTDVKETGSPMGPDLEIIRMLKPDMVLSTKTLEADLKAGFEGANLKADFLDFTSIALMQTEIKKLGAEFDRKEEATKLNADLTNEINKVKSSVAKKKKPTVLILMGVPGSYLVVTEHAYIGDLVKLAGGENVIKGQKVEYLASNTEYLQSANPDIILRAAHGMPAEVVKMFDEEFKTNDIWKHFDAVKNNRVYDLDENLFGMTASLNAPEALQEMEKMLYDN, from the coding sequence ATGAGGAAAATGGCTGTCATATCTTTGGTTTTATTACTTTTTTTAGTTGGTTGTGGGAAGGAAGAGGCGGCTCAGAAGACCGAACAAAAAACGGATAAGGAGCCAAAAATTGTAGCAACAACGGTTGCGATTACGGAAATTATGGATAAACTTGATTTGCCCCTTGTTGGAATTCCGACTAGTTCTAAGAAACTTCCGGAGCGTTATACAGATGTAAAGGAAACTGGGTCGCCTATGGGGCCTGATTTGGAAATTATTCGGATGCTGAAGCCAGACATGGTCCTTTCAACAAAAACGCTAGAAGCGGACTTAAAGGCTGGGTTTGAAGGGGCCAATTTAAAAGCGGACTTTCTAGACTTTACGAGTATTGCTTTGATGCAAACAGAAATTAAAAAACTTGGAGCAGAATTTGATCGTAAAGAGGAAGCAACTAAATTAAATGCTGATTTAACGAATGAGATTAACAAGGTGAAGTCGAGCGTGGCGAAAAAGAAAAAGCCAACTGTACTTATTCTGATGGGAGTTCCGGGTAGCTACTTAGTTGTAACAGAACATGCGTATATTGGTGATTTGGTTAAACTGGCTGGTGGAGAAAATGTCATTAAGGGCCAAAAAGTAGAATATTTAGCTTCTAATACAGAATATTTACAAAGTGCTAATCCTGATATTATTTTGCGTGCAGCTCATGGTATGCCAGCTGAAGTGGTTAAAATGTTTGACGAGGAATTTAAAACAAATGATATTTGGAAACATTTTGATGCGGTGAAAAATAACCGGGTGTATGATTTGGATGAAAATTTATTTGGTATGACAGCGAGTTTGAATGCACCAGAAGCACTACAGGAAATGGAAAAGATGCTTTATGACAATTAA
- the hbp2 gene encoding hemin/hemoglobin-binding protein Hbp2, with product MKKLWKKGLVAFLALTLIFQLIPGFASAADSRLKDGGEYQVQVNFYKDNTGKTTKESSEADKYIDHTATIKVENGQPYMYLTITNSSWWQTMAVSKNGTRPEKPTQADVYQDRYEDVQTVSTDAAKDTRVEKFKLSSLDDVIFSYMHIKVDAISYDHWYQVDLTIDPSTFKVISEPAVTTPVTLSDGIYTIPFVAKKANDDSNSSMQNYFDNPAWLKVKNGKKTVAMTVNDNKTVTALKTNFAGALQDVKVVSEDKDANTRIVEFEVEDLNQPLAAHVNYEAPFNGSVYKGQADFRYVFDTTKATTASSYPGSDETPPVVDPGETKPPVTKPDPGTTTPPVTTPPTTPSKPAVVDPKNLLNNHTYSIDFDVFKDGTTETSMMESYVMKPALIKVENNQPYVYLTLTNSSWIKTFQYKTNGVWKDMEVVSGDINKNTRTVKYPVKDGTANTDVKTHVLIEDMPGFSYDHEYMVQVKLNAATIKDITGEEVTLKEPEKKDILNTGNVANNNNAGPKLAKPDFDDTNSVQKTASSTEKNAKTNDSSSMAWYVTLFGASFLYLAYRLKRKRLS from the coding sequence ATGAAGAAATTATGGAAAAAAGGTTTAGTAGCTTTCTTGGCTTTGACACTTATTTTTCAATTGATACCTGGTTTTGCTAGTGCGGCTGATTCTCGTCTAAAAGATGGTGGGGAATACCAAGTTCAAGTGAATTTTTATAAAGATAATACAGGGAAAACAACGAAAGAATCTTCAGAAGCAGATAAATATATTGACCATACAGCAACGATTAAAGTGGAAAATGGTCAACCTTACATGTACTTAACAATTACAAATAGCTCTTGGTGGCAAACAATGGCGGTTTCAAAAAATGGGACTCGTCCTGAAAAGCCAACACAAGCGGATGTTTATCAAGATCGTTATGAAGATGTTCAAACAGTGAGCACAGACGCGGCTAAAGATACGCGTGTAGAGAAGTTCAAGCTTAGTTCTTTGGATGATGTTATTTTTTCTTATATGCATATTAAAGTAGACGCAATTAGTTATGATCACTGGTATCAAGTGGATTTAACCATTGATCCAAGTACTTTCAAAGTTATTTCAGAACCTGCTGTTACAACACCTGTGACTCTTTCGGATGGAATATACACGATTCCTTTTGTAGCGAAAAAAGCAAATGATGATAGCAACTCAAGCATGCAAAATTATTTTGATAATCCTGCTTGGCTGAAAGTGAAAAATGGAAAGAAAACTGTTGCAATGACAGTAAACGATAATAAAACAGTAACAGCTTTAAAAACAAATTTTGCTGGAGCTTTGCAAGATGTCAAAGTAGTTTCTGAAGATAAAGATGCTAATACGCGTATTGTGGAATTTGAAGTGGAGGATTTAAATCAGCCACTTGCGGCTCATGTGAATTATGAAGCGCCGTTCAATGGTTCTGTATACAAAGGACAAGCAGACTTCCGTTATGTGTTTGATACAACGAAAGCAACTACAGCTAGTTCGTACCCTGGTAGTGATGAGACGCCTCCTGTAGTAGATCCAGGCGAAACAAAACCACCAGTAACAAAACCAGATCCAGGTACAACGACTCCACCAGTGACTACACCGCCAACTACACCAAGTAAACCGGCAGTAGTTGATCCTAAAAATTTACTGAATAACCATACGTACTCTATTGATTTTGATGTATTTAAAGACGGAACAACGGAAACTTCTATGATGGAAAGCTATGTGATGAAGCCGGCTTTAATCAAAGTAGAAAATAACCAACCTTATGTTTATTTAACTTTAACAAACAGTAGTTGGATTAAAACTTTCCAGTATAAAACAAATGGTGTTTGGAAAGATATGGAAGTTGTTTCAGGAGATATCAACAAAAATACGAGAACTGTCAAATATCCTGTGAAAGATGGCACGGCTAATACGGATGTGAAAACACATGTCTTAATTGAGGACATGCCAGGCTTCTCTTATGACCATGAGTATATGGTTCAAGTAAAACTAAATGCAGCAACAATTAAAGATATTACCGGGGAAGAGGTAACCTTAAAAGAACCGGAGAAAAAGGATATTTTAAATACTGGCAATGTAGCAAATAACAATAATGCTGGGCCAAAATTGGCAAAACCTGATTTTGATGATACAAATTCTGTTCAAAAAACGGCAAGTAGTACAGAAAAAAATGCGAAAACGAATGATTCATCAAGTATGGCATGGTACGTTACGTTATTTGGAGCTTCTTTCCTTTATTTAGCTTATCGATTAAAACGGAAAAGATTGAGTTAA
- the isdC gene encoding heme uptake protein IsdC, protein MKKVLVLAAFIALFSFSFLSTGLTAQAALKDGTYSVDYTVLQGDSDSVSMANDYFDKPATVTVNGGKSSVSLQVNHSKWITGLWVEGSAVSVTSKNTSNDTRKVSFPVSTLSSPVNAKIKVDIDDDGLNYHHEYQIKLRFDEGSAKALAGAVKSSDNNDTATPATKSDSSNKVANPKSSDSSQMFLYGIIFVAAGTGLVLLKRRAIFK, encoded by the coding sequence ATGAAGAAAGTTTTAGTTTTGGCTGCTTTTATTGCCTTATTCAGTTTTTCGTTTCTTTCTACGGGATTAACGGCACAAGCTGCTCTTAAGGATGGCACCTATTCGGTTGACTATACGGTATTACAAGGGGATAGTGATTCCGTATCTATGGCGAATGACTATTTTGATAAACCTGCCACGGTAACTGTAAATGGAGGGAAATCTTCTGTTAGTTTGCAAGTGAACCATAGTAAGTGGATTACTGGTTTATGGGTGGAAGGTAGTGCGGTTAGTGTGACTTCGAAAAATACATCGAATGATACACGAAAAGTATCGTTTCCAGTTTCGACGTTAAGTAGTCCTGTTAATGCAAAAATCAAAGTAGATATTGATGATGACGGTTTAAATTACCATCATGAGTATCAAATCAAGTTACGTTTTGATGAAGGTTCTGCTAAAGCATTAGCTGGAGCGGTAAAGTCTTCTGATAACAACGATACAGCAACGCCTGCGACAAAAAGTGACTCAAGTAATAAAGTAGCAAATCCGAAGTCTAGTGATTCTAGCCAAATGTTTTTATATGGAATTATTTTTGTTGCAGCAGGGACAGGGTTAGTTTTACTTAAAAGACGTGCGATTTTTAAATAA
- a CDS encoding DUF3116 family protein: MEFEDEKLLREVLLFAGSVDTKINDMSLEVIDFGNLRDYTKNEVLLTLYWLEENGFLTRNNNIAEKRYTLTLKGELLYNRFSQIEE, encoded by the coding sequence ATGGAATTTGAAGATGAAAAATTACTACGAGAAGTACTTCTTTTTGCGGGAAGTGTAGATACGAAGATTAATGATATGTCACTTGAAGTGATTGATTTTGGAAATCTGCGGGACTATACAAAAAATGAAGTACTACTAACGCTTTATTGGTTAGAAGAGAATGGCTTTTTAACAAGAAATAATAATATTGCAGAAAAACGATACACGTTAACTTTAAAAGGGGAATTACTATATAATCGCTTTTCTCAAATAGAAGAGTAA